In Cellulomonas wangsupingiae, the genomic window TGCTCGACCGCGTACCCGGCGGCGCAGCGGGCGGCCACGTACTCGTCCTGCGAGGACGCGACGACGATCGAGTCGGCCGTGCCCTGGGCGACCAGCAGCGGTGCGTCGATGGGCCCGGACGGCACGTTCTGCGTCAGCCGGTCGCCGAACGCCCCGGTGAACGGGTCGGCGTGCGCCCACACGGGCTGGTCGAGCAGCAGCGCCGTCAGCGCGGACACGACGACGCCGCGGTCGGCGAGGCACCGGTGCGCCATCTCCCGCACGACGGTCCGGGCACCCGGCCGCACGACGTCGGCGAACCGCACGTCCGGGTACGTGGCGGCGTAGCCCTCGGCCAGGTACGACGCGAACAGGGCGCCCACGGACACGTCGGGCAGGTGCGCGAGCAGCGCGGTCGGGTTCGACGCGGGCGCCAGCGCCGCTACGCCGAGGACGTCGACGTCGGGCGCGTAGTCCGGCGCGACGATCCCCGTCCACAGCGCCGCGCCGCCGCCCTGGGAGTGGCCCCACACGACGTTCCGGTCGCTGAGCGTCACGTCGTCCAGCTGGTGCGCCGCGCGGACGGCGTCGAGCACGTCGTGCGCGGCGGGCTCCCCGACGAGGTAGGCGTGCGGACCCGCCGTGCCGAGACCCGCGTAGTCGGTCGCGACGAGCGCCCAGCCCTGCGCGAGCACGTCGTCCTGGACGAACAGCGCGCCGGCGGCGAGGCCGTCGGGCAGCACGGACGGTGCGCAGCCGGGCGTGACGCCCGTCGTGCCGTGCGCCCACGCGACGACGTCCGCGGGCTCGCGGGCGTCACCGGTCGCCGTGTCCGGTGCGACGACCAGGCCCGAGGCGACCGTCGGCGTGCCGTCGCCGCGCGTCGTCGAGTAGAGGATGCGCCACGCGGTGGCGCCGTGAGGGATCTCGGCGCTGGTGAACGGCTCGCTGCGCAGGAGGCGCCCGGGGGCGTCCGGGACGTCGGCGGGTGCGGCGTAGAAGTCGTCGGGGCGGGCGGTGCCACCGTCGAGGGCGACGCCGGCCGCGGCGAGGGCGAGCGTCGCGACGAGCGCGGCGACGTTCACGACGAGCCGCCCGCGTCCCGGCCGGGCGCGGCGGTCCTGCCGCGACGGGCCGCGCCGCCACGTGCCGCGCAGCGCGGCCGCGACGCCGCGGATGCCGGTCACCAGCACGCGGATCCCCACGAGCACGGCCACGACCAGCACGGTCACGTCGGGCCACGCGAGTGCCAGGACGCCGAGCACGACCGACGTCACGCCCGACAGCGCGGCGTTCGCCCGGCCGGTGCCGTGGGCCCGCCGGGCGGCCAGGACGTCGAGCACGCCGTCGACGACGAGCGCGACGCCCACCACGCGGGCCAGCACCGCGATCGTCGGACCCGGCCAGGCGACCACGACGGCCGCGGCCAGCAGGTACGCGACGCCGGCGAGCCACCACCAGCGTGCCGCCGCGCCCGCGTCCGAGGCGGCGGCCGGGCGGTCCGCCACCAGGTGGACGACCCCCAGCGCGGCGAGCCCTGCGACGACCGCGACGACGAGCACCGCGAGGGACACGAACGGCCGCAGCGCCAGGACGGCGCCCACGGGCACCGCCAGCGACGAGACGACGAGCAGCGCCCACCGCGTGGCCGGGCGCGTGCGCCGCGCGGGCTGGTCCATGGGGTGAAGGTAGCCGGGGGCGTCGGGATGTCCCGTGGACGCCCCGGGCCGCCGGGGGAGATCGTGGTCACGTGCTGAGCTGAACCCCTGCCCCGAGTCCTGTCCGGCTCCCCGCACCCGTCGAGCGCGCTCCGGGTGCAGCAGGGTGGTGATCGCATGACCCCGCCCGTCCTCCGTGCCCGCTCCCTCGTCCGGTCCTTCGACGGCCGTGTCGTCCTCGGCGGCGTCGACCTCGACGTCCGACCCCGGCCACCGCCTCGGTCTCGTCGGCGAGAACGGCGTCGGCAGGTCCACGCTGCTGCGGCTGCTCGCCGGCGTCGACGACCCCGACAGCGGGACGCTCGAGCGGCCCGCCGGGCTCGGGTACCTCGGCCAGGAGCCGGACCTCGAACCGGCGGCGAGCGTCGCGGACGTCGTCGAGGGTGCGCTGGCGGACGTCCGCACGATCGCGGCCGACCTCGAGCGTGCGGGCGCCGCACGTCCTGCTGCTCGACGAGCCGACGAACCACGTGTCCGTCGCGCTCGCGGGTGAGCTCACCGACGCGCTGGAGGCGGCGCCGGGCGCGGTGGTCGTGGCGACGCACGACCGGTGGCTGCGCCGGCGCTGGGACGGGCCGACGCTCGAGGTCGTCGACGGGAGGGCCGCGGGGCCCGCACGTCGATGAGAGAATTCTCACCCTTTCGGGTGATCCGGGCATCGTCCGACCGTGGAGCACGGCATGCTGGCCCCTGGGCGATTCGTCCGGATCGCCGTCGACATCGACGGGAGCGCCGTGCTCGCACAGCCGTGGCCGCCCCCGAGCCCGGGCCCGCGGCAGCCTCGCGACGCGCACGGGTCCGCGTGGGCGAACGACGTGGGACGCGCGCTCGTGCGGCGCGCGGGACCGCCGTTCCCCACCGTGGACGCGGTGGCCTCCGCGGGGTGGCCCACCGCGGACCCCGCCACCCGCCGCCGTGCTGGTCAGGGGCTGCGCGATGAGCGCGACCCGTGGGCGTCCGACGGTCCCGAGCCCGAAGCGCCGACGCGCGCCCGTCCGCTGCCCGCGCGGTGGCAGCCGCAGGAGGAGTGGATCCCCGACCCCGCGCCGGCCCCCGAGCAGCGCTGGACGCCGGAGCAGGACTGGCTCGGTCTCTTCGCCACGCAGACCGACCCGCGGCCGGCCGACGAGCACGCCCTCCCGCCGCCGCCCAGGGGTCGCCGGTGGCTCGTCGCGGTGGCCGTGGTGCTGCCGCTGGCGCTGGTCGCGGCGCTCGTCGCCGCCCTGGCCTGACGGCGGCCCCGGACCGGTCGCGCCCGCGTCGCTACCGTGGGCACGTGAGCGACGCGACCCCCGGCCCCACCGCCGCACCGGACACCGAGCTGCGCACCGAGGGCGAGCGCCGCACGGTCGCGGCGCTCGACGCCGCCGGCCTCGCCTACGTCCGCACGCGGCACGGGCGCGTCGGCTCGCTCGCGGAGGCGGCTGCGGCGCGTGGCATCGACCCGGCCGACCTGGTCAAGACGATCGTCGTCCGGCGCGGCGACGACGACTTCCTGCTCGTCCTGCTGCCGGGCGACCGCACGATCTCCTGGCCGCGGCTGCGCGCGCTGCTGGGCGTCAGCCGCCTGTCGATGCCGGACGCGGTCGTCGCGCAGCAGGTCACGGGCTTCGAGCGCGGCACGATCACGCCGTTCGGCACGACGCGGACGTGGCCGGTGGTCGTGGACCGGCGCGCCACGGGGCGGCGGGTGTCGATCGGGGGCGGCGGGCACGGCGTGGGGATCGAGCTCGCGACGGACGACCTGGTACGGGCGCTGGGCGCGACCGTCGCGGACGTCAGCGAGGACGGCTGACCGGGACCCGGACCAGGGCGGGTCCCGCGAAGGTGAGCGGCACGTAGGCCGAGGGGAACACGTTCGGCCGTGCGCGTGTTGGGGACGGCGTAGGGCTGTCCACCGCGCCCTTGTGGGCGACGACGGGTACGTTCTCCCCCGCCCGTCGCACCCCGGTACGACGACGTACCGACCCCAGGCACGAGGAGCACGAGCGCCATGACCCAGCTCACCAGCACGACGGACGAACGCATCCCCGAACCCGACGACCACGAGATCCGCGTCGAGCACCGCGACGGCCGTGCCGTCGTGTGCCTCGTCGGGGAGGTCGACGCGTCGCTGCGCGAGTCGGCGTCGGCGGCCATGGGCATCGCCCTCATGAGCGGCCTGCCGCTGGTGGTCGACGCGTCCCGCGCGTCGTTCGTCGACTCCTCGGGTGTGGCGTTCGTCCTGCAGCTGCACCTGGCGGCCTCCGAGGCCGGCGTCCCGCTCGCGCTGCACGACCCGCAGCGCGTGCTGCGCGACCTGCTCGACATGGTCGGCATGGGCGCGGCCATCCCCGACGACGAGTGACGAACCCGCCGCGGGTCGCCCGCGGCGATGTCGGAGGGCTCGGTTACGTTCCGGGCATGCGGCTGCTGCACACGTCGGACTGGCACCTGGGGCGGACCCTGCACGGGGTCGACCTGCTGGACCACCAGTCCGCGTACCTCGACCACCTGGTCGACGTGGTCCGCACCGAGCGCGTGGACGCGGTCGTGGTCGCGGGTGACGTGTACGACCGGGCCATCCCGCCCGTCGAGGCGGTGACGCTGCTGTCCGACACGCTCGCGCGTCTCGCCGAGCACACGACCGTCGTCGTGACGTCCGGCAACCACGACTCCGCGACGCGCCTGGGCTTCGGGTCCGCCCTCATGCGCGAGCGCGTGCGGCTGCGCACGCGCGTCGCGTCGCTCGCCGAGCCGGTCGAGGTCGGCGGCGCGCTGGTCTACGGCCTGCCGTACCTGGACCCCGACGTGTGCCGGGCCGAGCTCGCGCCCGTCGGCGAGGACGGCACGCGCACCCTGCTCGCGCGGTCCCACGAGGCCGTGACGCGCGCGGCCATGGCACGCGTGCGGGCCGACGTCGACGCGCGCCGGGGCGGTGCGCGGCCGCGGGTCGTGGTGGCGGCGCACGCGTTCGTCGTGGGCGGGCGGGCCAGCGAGTCGGAGCGGGACATCCGCGTCGGCGGCGTCGACCACGTGCCGGCCGACGTGTTCGCCGGCACCGACTACGTCGCGCTGGGGCACCTGCACGGCCCGCAGGTCGTGAACGGCCCCGCCGGGACGGTCCTGCGGTACTCGGGCTCCCCGCTCGCGTACTCGTTCTCCGAGCAGCACCAGGCCAAGTCGTCGGTCCTCGTGGACCTGTCGGGCGACGAGCCGCAGGTCACGACGCTGCCCGCCCCGGTGCCCCGCCGCCTGGCCGACGTGACGGGCACGCTCGACGACCTGCTCGGCGCCGCGGGCGAGCCGCACGTCGACGACTGGGTGCGCGTCACCGTCACCGACCCCGCCCGCCCGGCCGACCTGTTCCGCCGGGTGCGGCAGCGCTTCGCGCACGCGCTCGTCGTGCAGCACCACCCCGACCGGCCCGACACCGGCGCCACGCGCCCGGCCCTCGTGACGGCGGCCGCCGACCCGGTCGAGGTGGCCGCGGACTTCGTCGCGCACGTGACCGGGGCCCTGCCGACGGCCGCGGAGCGCCGGGTGCTGCGCGACGCGTACGAGCACGTCGCCGGCGCGGAGCGGAGCGCCTGATGCACCTGCGCTCGCTCACCGTCCAGGCCATCGGGCCGTTCGCCGGCCGGCACACCGTCGACCTCGACGCCCTCGGCTCGTCGGGGCTCTTCCTGCTCGAGGGGCCGACCGGCTCCGGCAAGTCCACGCTCATCGACGCGGTCGTGTTCGCGCTCTACGGCAAGGTCGCGGGTGCCGACGCGTCGGACGAGCGGCTGCGCTCCGCGTACGCGGCGGACGACGTCGAGAGCGTCGTCGACCTCGTCCTGGAGGTGCCGTCCGGCGTCTACCGCGTGCGGCGCACGCCCGCGTACCAGCGGGCCAAGAGGCGCGGCACGGGCACCACGACGGCCCAGGCGAGCGTCAAGGCGTGGCGGCTGCCCGCCGACGCGGACGTGTCCGGCGGGCCGGACGCCCTCGACGGCGTGGGCGTGCTCCTCGGCACCCGGCTCGACGAGGTGGGGGCGGAGCTGCAGCGCATCGTCGGGCTGGACCGCTCGCAGTTCGTCCAGACCGTCGTGCTGCCGCAGGGCGAGTTCGCGCGGTTCCTGCGGGCGACGGGCGAGGAGCGCCGGGTCCTGCTCCAGAAGATCTTCGGCACGCAGGTGTACGACCAGATGCAGCAGCGTCTGGCCGCGCTGCGCGCGGAGGCGGCGCGGACGGTCGAGGCGTCGCGTGCGGCGCTCGGCGAGGCCGTGGCCCACCTGCTCGGTGCGTGCGCGCTGGCGCCGGACGAGGCCGCGGTGACGCGTGCGGCGCTCGACGAGGCGGTCGTCGGCACTCCCGTCGCGCCGCGCGTCGGTGCGGTCGTGGCCGCCACCACCTCGGCCCTGGACGCGGCGGCGGATCGGCTCGCGCGGGACGCCTCCGTCGCGCGGCAGGCCTGCGAGGCCGCCCGCACGGCGCACGAGCAGGCGCGCGGTACCGCGGCGCTCGCGGCGCGGCGCCAGGCGCTGCGCGCGGAGCGCACGCTGCTGGAGTCCGTGGCCGACCGGCACGAGGACGACGTCCGGCGGCTGGGGCTGGCCCGCGCCGCGGCCGCCGTCCGGCCGCTGCTCACCGGCTGGCAGGACGCCCGGACGGCCCACCAGGCGGCCGCCAAGTCGTGGGTCGCCGTGGCGGACGCCGCCCCCGCCGACCTGCTGCCGACGGCCGGCCTCGCGCGCGGTGGCGGACCGGACGAGTCCGACGAGCTCGACGTGCACGTGCTCGAGGCGTGGCGCCCCCACCTGAGGGCGGAACGGGACGCGGCGGCCGACGCCGCGGCGTCGCTGCGCCGGGCCGTCGAGATCGAGGCGGGTCTGACGGGCAGGCGGCGAGCCGTCCGGGACCTCGCGGCGGTGCTCGACGACCTGCGCGCCGAGGTGGCGACCGCCGACGACTGGCTGGCGGGACGCCCTGCGGCTCGCTCGTCGCTCGTCGCGGAGCGGGACGAGGCGCGGGTGCGTGCGGGCCGCGCGGACGCGGCCGAGGCGGCCCGGGCGGGCGCCCGCGTGCTGGTCGCGGACGTGACCGCGCTGGTCACGGCCCGTTCCGCGCTCGCCGCGGCGCAGGCGGAGCTCGCGGAGGCGGCCGACGGCGCGCGCGCGGCGGTGGCGCGCGAGGCCGGTCTGCGGGCCGCGCGCGTGGCCGGCCTGGCCGGCGAGCTCGCGGCCGGGCTCGTCGACGGTGAGGCGTGCCCGGTCTGCGGCGGGTGCGAGCACCCGGCGCCCGCGACGGTCGGGGCGGACCACGTGACGGCCGAGGCGGTGCTCGCCGCCGAGCAGGCGCGGGCGGCGGCCGAAGGCCGGGTCGCGGAGCTCGGCGCCCGCCGAGCGGGCCTGGCGGAGCGGGTCGACGGGCTCGCGGCGCGCACGGGCGACCACGACGCCGCGTCCGCCGCCGCCGCGCTGCGCGACGCGGAGGACGAGGTCGCGGCGGTCGCGGCCGCGGCGGCCCGTGTCGTCGCCCTCGATGCGCAGCTCGACGCCCACGACGCGGCGACGCGTCGTCGCGAGGCGCTGCGCGACGAGGTGCTCGGGCAGGTGCGGACCGCCGAGGTCACGCTCGAGACCGAGCGCGACGCGCTGGCGCGCGCCGAGGCCGAGGTGGTCGAGGCCCGCGGTGACCACCCGACGGTCGTCGCCCGGCACGGCGCCCTCGACGCGCGGGCGCGTCACGCCGTGGCGCTGCTCGACGCGCTCGACGCCGTGCGTGCGGCCGCGGCCGACGCCGGTCGTCGCCGCCACGAGCTGGACGCCGCGCTCGCGGAGCACGGCTTCGAGGGGGACGCCGCGGCCCGCGCCGCGTGGTGCGCCCCGGACGAGCTCGCTGCGCTGGAACGGCGCGTCGTCGCGCACGCGGCCGACGTCGCGCGGGTCGCCGCAGGGCTGGGCGACCCGGACCTCGTCGCGCTGCCCGAGGACGTCGAGGTCGACGTGCCCGCCGCGCAGCGTGCCGAGGCCGCCGCGCGCCAGACCTCCGCCGACGCGGAGGGCCGTGCCCACGTCGCCGCGTCGCGGGCCGAGGCGGCCGGTGAGGCCGCCGAGCGGGTGCGGCGGGCGGCCGAGGCCGTCGACGCCGCGGTCGCGGCCGCCGCGCCCGTGACGCGCATGGCGAACCTCGCGTCCGGCACGGGGTCCGACAACGCGCAGGCGCTGTCGTTGGCGACGTACGTGCTGGGCCGCCGGTTCGAGGACGTGGTGGCCGCGGCCAACGAGCGGCTCGCGGTCATGTCCGACGGCAGGTACGAGCTCGTGCGGTCGGACGAGAAGGAGGACGTGCGCGCCCGGGCCGTCGGTCTCGCCATGCGCGTCGTCGACCACCGCACCGAACGCTCCCGTGACCCGCGCACGCTCTCGGGCGGCGAGACCTTCTACGTGTCGCTCTGCCTCGCGCTCGGGATGGCCGACGTCGTCACGGCGGAGGCCGGCGGCGTCGAGCTCGGCACCCTGTTCGTCGACGAGGGGTTCGGCGCTCTCGACCCGCACGTCCTCGACCAGGTGCTCATCGAGCTGGGCCGCCTGCGCCAGGGGGGCCGCGTCGTCGGGATCGTCTCCCACGTCGAGGCGCTGAAGCAGGCCGTCGCCGACCGCATCGAGGTCCGACCCACCCCGGGCGGGCCCAGCACGCTGACGGTGCTGGCCGGCTGAGGGCCGGTCCGCCGCACCTTCCCGGCCCGGGCTCCCGGCTCACCAGGTCCAGCCACGCTCCGCGAGCTCGACCTCCTCACGGAAGCGCTCGTGCGCGTCGCCCCGCGCCGCCGGCCGCACCTCGACCCCCGCGAGCCCGCAGGCCTCCGCGAGCAGCTGGTCGTACGCGAGCTGCGAGGCGATGATCCGCTCGGCCCGCGCGAACGTCCGCTCGTCCTCCTCGAGCCGGCGCACGTGGTCGGCCACGGCGCCGAGGCGCTCCTGGACCCGCAGCGTGAGGAACGGGTCGTACGGGACGTCCCGGCGGCGGCGCAGGCGTCCCGCGAAGGACTCGAGGCGCTCGGCCAGCACGACGCGCCAGCGGCGCGGCTCGTCCGGCGACGGGATCAGCGTCCACAGGGCGCACAGCAGCACGGTGGGAGCCACCGAGCTGAGGATGAGGAGAGCCCAGATCATCGCGCGTCCTCCGCAGTACGTGACTCGAGCGTAGGCAGCGCGTGTGACGTGCGCCACATGTATTCGGCCCAGGTGGGGGAGCGGGTGGCGCCGAGCGGGCGTCGCGCCCGTCGGCCACCTACGGTGTGCCCCGGACGGACCGCCGGGCGACGGCGGACGCCCCGGGGCGACGCGACGACGGACGGGGAACGCATGGGTGCGAAGGGACTGGTCGGGGGTGTCGTGGTGCTCGTCGTCCTGGGTGCGGGGGCGTACGTCGTCGACGGTTACGCGCGCACCAGGGCCGAGGGCGAGGCCGTGAGCATCGTGACCCGGGAGCTGGACGTCGAGGGCACCCCCGACGTGCGGATCGAGGGCTTCCCGTTCCTCACCCAGCTGCTCGCGCGCTCCCTGGGCGACGTCAGCGCGACCGCGACCGGGGTCACCCTCGACGGCCTGCTGGTCACCGACGTGGCCGTGGACGCGCACGACGTGTCCCTCGAGGCCCCGCACCGCGTCGGGACCGTCCGCCTGGAGGGGACGGTGCCCACGTCGTCCGTCGAGCAGGTCGTGGCCGAGCGGGCGTCGCTCGACGTGACGGTCGACGGTGACGTGCTGCGTGCGTCGGGCGACCTGTTCGGCATGGAGCTCACCGCCGGTCTGGTCCCCCGCGTCGAGGACGGCCGCCTGCTGGTCGACGTGCAGGACGTGACGCTCGGGGCCGCCACGCTCCAGGTCGACGAGCTGCCGGGGCGGATCGGGGAGCAGCTCGTCGGCGTGGAGGTGCCGCTGGAAGGGCTCCCGGCCGGGATCGTCCTCGAGCAGGCCGTCGTGGTCCCGGACGGGGTCCGGTTCACCGCGACGGGTGCCGACGTCGTGCTGGAGCGGGCCCCGTGAGCGTCGCCGGCACGACGGCCGCGGTGCTCCTCGCGACCTCGGGCCCGCCCGCGACCGGTCTCGCCGCCCTCTGGGAGCAGGTCACCACGCCGCAGCCCGCGCCGGACCGGACGACCGTGGTCGTCGTCGGTGCCGTGGTCCTCGCGGCGCTCACCGTGCCGGGTGTGTGGCACCTGCTGCGCCACGGCCTGACGATCGTGCACGAGGCCGCGCACGCCGGTGTCGCCGTGCTCGTCGGCCGGCGGCTGTCCGGCATCCGGGTGCACTCGGACACGTCCGGCCTGACCGTCTCCCGCGGCCGGCCCCGCGGCCCCGGCATGGTGGCGACCGTCGCGGCGGGCTACCCCGGCCCCGCGGTGCTCGGGCTGGCGGCCGCGTGGCTGCTGTCCCGGGGGTACGCGCTCGGCGTGCTGTGGCTGCTGCTCGTCGTGGTGCTGCTCGTGCTGCTGCAGATCCGCAACTGGTACGGCCTGTGGGCGGTGCTCGTCAGCGGCGCGGCACTCGTCGCCGTGACGGTGTGGGCGCCCGCCGGTGTGCAGAGCATCGTCGCGGCGGGGCTCACGTGGTTCTTCCTGCTGGGCGCGCCACGCGCGGTCATCGAGATGCAGACGCAACGTCGGCGTGTCCGTCGTCGCGGCGGACGTGACGAGTCCGACGCGGGGCTGCTGGCGGGCCTGACCCACGTCCCCGCGGTCGTCTGGGCGGGGGTGTTCCTGCTGGTGGGAGGCGTTTTCCTGGTCGCCGGCGGTGCTCTGCTGCTGGCCGCCTGGCCCGCCTGAACCGCCTGTTCACGTTTGGGACGGTGTGCCCCTCTGTGGACCGATGTGCACCCCGGCGGGCGCCCAGGCAGGTTGCAGGTCGCACGTCCAGCATCTGCGATAGTGATGCGGTGAGCACAACTTCCGAGGCCGAACCGCGGCCGGGCCGCAACGAGTCGCTGTCACTGCGTCGCGCGCTCGCCCTCCTCGACGTGTGCGCGCAGGAGACGGACCCGACGGGCCTGACGGCGGCCGAGATCGGCCGACGCCTCGGCGTCCACAAGTCGACCGTGCTGCGCCTGGCCGCGCCCCTTCTCGAGTCCGAGCTCCTGCGACGCGACACCAGCAGCGGCCGGTTCCGGCTCGGTGCCGGCGCCCTGCGCCTGGGCCACGCGTACCTGTCGAGCCTCGACGTCGAGTCCGTCGCCGCGTCGTCCCTCGACGACCTCGCGCGCACCAGCGGCTGCCTGTCCGTCCTGGCCGTCCCGGACGGTCTGCAGGTCCGGCTCGCCGGGCACCGCGCCGCCCCCGGCGGTGCCGGCAGGGTCCCGGGCCGGCTGCCCGCGAACGTGCCGCTGCACTGCTCCGCGACGGGCAAGGCCATCCTGTCCGTCGCCGGACCGGCGCTCATCGACCGGGCGGTCGCGGGCGGTCTGCAGGCGTCGACGCCGCGCACGATCACCGACCCCGGTGAGCTGCGCGCCGAGCTGGTCCGGACCCGGCGGCGCGGCTTCGCCGTCGAGGACCGCGAGCTCGACCCCGACGTGCGGGCCGTCGCGGCACCCGTGCTCGACCACACCGGCGACGTCGTCGGTGCGCTCGCCGTCCTGGCGCCCGCGTCGCGCATGCCCGCCGCCGCCGTGCAGGAGCACGCGCGCGCCGTGGTCCTCGCGGCACGGGCC contains:
- a CDS encoding LmeA family phospholipid-binding protein, encoding MGAKGLVGGVVVLVVLGAGAYVVDGYARTRAEGEAVSIVTRELDVEGTPDVRIEGFPFLTQLLARSLGDVSATATGVTLDGLLVTDVAVDAHDVSLEAPHRVGTVRLEGTVPTSSVEQVVAERASLDVTVDGDVLRASGDLFGMELTAGLVPRVEDGRLLVDVQDVTLGAATLQVDELPGRIGEQLVGVEVPLEGLPAGIVLEQAVVVPDGVRFTATGADVVLERAP
- a CDS encoding STAS domain-containing protein; this translates as MTQLTSTTDERIPEPDDHEIRVEHRDGRAVVCLVGEVDASLRESASAAMGIALMSGLPLVVDASRASFVDSSGVAFVLQLHLAASEAGVPLALHDPQRVLRDLLDMVGMGAAIPDDE
- a CDS encoding lipase family protein translates to MDQPARRTRPATRWALLVVSSLAVPVGAVLALRPFVSLAVLVVAVVAGLAALGVVHLVADRPAAASDAGAAARWWWLAGVAYLLAAAVVVAWPGPTIAVLARVVGVALVVDGVLDVLAARRAHGTGRANAALSGVTSVVLGVLALAWPDVTVLVVAVLVGIRVLVTGIRGVAAALRGTWRRGPSRQDRRARPGRGRLVVNVAALVATLALAAAGVALDGGTARPDDFYAAPADVPDAPGRLLRSEPFTSAEIPHGATAWRILYSTTRGDGTPTVASGLVVAPDTATGDAREPADVVAWAHGTTGVTPGCAPSVLPDGLAAGALFVQDDVLAQGWALVATDYAGLGTAGPHAYLVGEPAAHDVLDAVRAAHQLDDVTLSDRNVVWGHSQGGGAALWTGIVAPDYAPDVDVLGVAALAPASNPTALLAHLPDVSVGALFASYLAEGYAATYPDVRFADVVRPGARTVVREMAHRCLADRGVVVSALTALLLDQPVWAHADPFTGAFGDRLTQNVPSGPIDAPLLVAQGTADSIVVASSQDEYVAARCAAGYAVEHRAYDGLDHVALVEADSPLVPDLLAWTRDRLAGAPATDTCP
- a CDS encoding AAA family ATPase encodes the protein MHLRSLTVQAIGPFAGRHTVDLDALGSSGLFLLEGPTGSGKSTLIDAVVFALYGKVAGADASDERLRSAYAADDVESVVDLVLEVPSGVYRVRRTPAYQRAKRRGTGTTTAQASVKAWRLPADADVSGGPDALDGVGVLLGTRLDEVGAELQRIVGLDRSQFVQTVVLPQGEFARFLRATGEERRVLLQKIFGTQVYDQMQQRLAALRAEAARTVEASRAALGEAVAHLLGACALAPDEAAVTRAALDEAVVGTPVAPRVGAVVAATTSALDAAADRLARDASVARQACEAARTAHEQARGTAALAARRQALRAERTLLESVADRHEDDVRRLGLARAAAAVRPLLTGWQDARTAHQAAAKSWVAVADAAPADLLPTAGLARGGGPDESDELDVHVLEAWRPHLRAERDAAADAAASLRRAVEIEAGLTGRRRAVRDLAAVLDDLRAEVATADDWLAGRPAARSSLVAERDEARVRAGRADAAEAARAGARVLVADVTALVTARSALAAAQAELAEAADGARAAVAREAGLRAARVAGLAGELAAGLVDGEACPVCGGCEHPAPATVGADHVTAEAVLAAEQARAAAEGRVAELGARRAGLAERVDGLAARTGDHDAASAAAALRDAEDEVAAVAAAAARVVALDAQLDAHDAATRRREALRDEVLGQVRTAEVTLETERDALARAEAEVVEARGDHPTVVARHGALDARARHAVALLDALDAVRAAAADAGRRRHELDAALAEHGFEGDAAARAAWCAPDELAALERRVVAHAADVARVAAGLGDPDLVALPEDVEVDVPAAQRAEAAARQTSADAEGRAHVAASRAEAAGEAAERVRRAAEAVDAAVAAAAPVTRMANLASGTGSDNAQALSLATYVLGRRFEDVVAAANERLAVMSDGRYELVRSDEKEDVRARAVGLAMRVVDHRTERSRDPRTLSGGETFYVSLCLALGMADVVTAEAGGVELGTLFVDEGFGALDPHVLDQVLIELGRLRQGGRVVGIVSHVEALKQAVADRIEVRPTPGGPSTLTVLAG
- a CDS encoding aminoacyl-tRNA deacylase → MSDATPGPTAAPDTELRTEGERRTVAALDAAGLAYVRTRHGRVGSLAEAAAARGIDPADLVKTIVVRRGDDDFLLVLLPGDRTISWPRLRALLGVSRLSMPDAVVAQQVTGFERGTITPFGTTRTWPVVVDRRATGRRVSIGGGGHGVGIELATDDLVRALGATVADVSEDG
- a CDS encoding IclR family transcriptional regulator, whose amino-acid sequence is MSTTSEAEPRPGRNESLSLRRALALLDVCAQETDPTGLTAAEIGRRLGVHKSTVLRLAAPLLESELLRRDTSSGRFRLGAGALRLGHAYLSSLDVESVAASSLDDLARTSGCLSVLAVPDGLQVRLAGHRAAPGGAGRVPGRLPANVPLHCSATGKAILSVAGPALIDRAVAGGLQASTPRTITDPGELRAELVRTRRRGFAVEDRELDPDVRAVAAPVLDHTGDVVGALAVLAPASRMPAAAVQEHARAVVLAARAVTRRLGGITVGVRTGATPAVTPAGGTSEVSQERRGA
- a CDS encoding M50 family metallopeptidase, yielding MSVAGTTAAVLLATSGPPATGLAALWEQVTTPQPAPDRTTVVVVGAVVLAALTVPGVWHLLRHGLTIVHEAAHAGVAVLVGRRLSGIRVHSDTSGLTVSRGRPRGPGMVATVAAGYPGPAVLGLAAAWLLSRGYALGVLWLLLVVVLLVLLQIRNWYGLWAVLVSGAALVAVTVWAPAGVQSIVAAGLTWFFLLGAPRAVIEMQTQRRRVRRRGGRDESDAGLLAGLTHVPAVVWAGVFLLVGGVFLVAGGALLLAAWPA
- a CDS encoding ATP-binding cassette domain-containing protein — its product is MSSSAASTSTSDPGHRLGLVGENGVGRSTLLRLLAGVDDPDSGTLERPAGLGYLGQEPDLEPAASVADVVEGALADVRTIAADLERAGAARPAARRADEPRVRRARG
- a CDS encoding exonuclease SbcCD subunit D, translating into MRLLHTSDWHLGRTLHGVDLLDHQSAYLDHLVDVVRTERVDAVVVAGDVYDRAIPPVEAVTLLSDTLARLAEHTTVVVTSGNHDSATRLGFGSALMRERVRLRTRVASLAEPVEVGGALVYGLPYLDPDVCRAELAPVGEDGTRTLLARSHEAVTRAAMARVRADVDARRGGARPRVVVAAHAFVVGGRASESERDIRVGGVDHVPADVFAGTDYVALGHLHGPQVVNGPAGTVLRYSGSPLAYSFSEQHQAKSSVLVDLSGDEPQVTTLPAPVPRRLADVTGTLDDLLGAAGEPHVDDWVRVTVTDPARPADLFRRVRQRFAHALVVQHHPDRPDTGATRPALVTAAADPVEVAADFVAHVTGALPTAAERRVLRDAYEHVAGAERSA